From a single Sebastes umbrosus isolate fSebUmb1 chromosome 17, fSebUmb1.pri, whole genome shotgun sequence genomic region:
- the LOC119476030 gene encoding protein spinster homolog 3-like, whose protein sequence is MIEEPLTMEPKDRPGPRWSLGSGSGLNNGSSVKSFSSLTPKAEEQERPALSPRRANISVAVLCYINLLNYTERYTISGVLPNIQKFFDISDSIAALIQTVFTCSVLLLDPLFGYLRDRYNRKYIMIGSLCVWLVTAVGSSFVTESYFWLLMLLRGMVGIGEASCTTIGPTIISDLFVGAQRSKVVCVFYIFGPVGCGLGYIIGAGVATLTGDWRWALRITPILGVVGIVLLVFLCPNPPRGAAETQGEGVTGESSYLDDIKYLMKNKSYVWSTLGVTATASLSGALAFWMPTFLSRARINHRLHLPCVKELCNPIDSYIFGAVMMVAGALGGSLGSGLSRWFGDKVPKAYPIICAVGLLASALCIYISIVTASASIPATYVFIFFSETLFMLNWSVMMDILLSVIIPTRRSSAVGFQTTICHLLRDAVSPYIVGAISDAVRNSKPATYDWSFRSLMYSLLVCPFVAVLGGLFFLMTSAYIIEDRKAAAQLVIGDLPPQQRPASEPPMELSNGGSP, encoded by the exons ATGATTGAAGAGCCGCTCACCATGGAGCCAAAGGACAGGCCAGGTCCTCGGTGGAGTCTGGGATCCGGCTCTGGTCTAAATAATGGCTCTTCTGTGAAGAGCTTTTCATCACTTACACCAAAGGCAGAAGAACAGGAGAGACCAGCTTTATCACCTAGACGCGCCAATATATCTGTAGCCGTGCTTTGCTACATCAACTTGCTGAACTACACAGAGCGGTACACAATATCAG GTGTCCTTCCCAACATTCAAAAATTCTTTGATATAAGTGACAGTATCGCTGCACTTATACAAACAG TTTTCACCTGCAGTGTCCTGCTTTTGGACCCTCTCTTCGGTTACCTCAGGGATCGCTACAACCGGAAATACATCATGATtggcagtttgtgtgtgtggcttgtGACTGCAGTCGGCAGCTCTTTTGTCACAGAGTCG TACTTCTGGCTGCTGATGCTGTTGCGAGGCATGGTCGGGATAGGAGAGGCCAGCTGCACCACCATTGGTCCCACTATCATTAGTGACCTCTTTGTTGGGGCTCAACGGAGCAAAGTTGTCTGTGTCTTCTACATCTTTGGCCCTGTCGGATG tggtcTTGGATACATAATAGGGGCAGGGGTTGCTACTCTCACAGGAGACTGGCGCTGGGCTCTCAGG ATCACTCCCATTTTGGGTGTAGTGGGAATCGTCTTGCTGGTCTTCTTATGCCCTAACCCACCCAGAGGTGCTGCAGAAACCCAGGGAGAGGGAGTTACAGGGGAGAGCTCCTACCTGGATGACATCAAGTATCTTATGAAAAA TAAAAGTTATGTGTGGTCAACATTGGGAGTGACGGCTACAGCCTCCCTCTCCGGAGCCCTGGCTTTCTGGATGCCTACTTTTCTGTCCAGAGCTCGGATCAATCACAGACTCCATCTGCCGTGTGTCAAAGAGCTCTGCAACCCCATAGACAG TTACATCTTTGGTGCTGTGATGATGGTGGCGGGCGCTCTGGGAGGGAGTCTTGGCAGTGGTTTATCCAGATGGTTTGGGGACAAGGTCCCAAAGGCATACCCAATCATCTGCGCAGTGGGCCTGTTGGCATCAGCTCTCTGCATCTATATCTCCATCGTTACGGCATCAGCAAGCATTCCTGCCACTTAT GTATTCATATTCTTTAGTGAAACATTGTTTATGCTGAACTGGTCTGTCATGATGGATATACTGCTG tctGTTATCATACCAACCAGAAGGTCCTCAGCTGTGGGTTTCCAGACAACAATCTGTCATCTACTGCGTGATGCTGTGAGTCCTTACATAGTAGGAGCG ATCTCTGATGCTGTACGTAACTCTAAACCTGCAACTTACGACTGGAGCTTCCGCAGTCTGATGTACAGCCTCCTGGTCTGCCCATTTGTTGCGGTCCTGGGTGGACTGTTCTTCCTCATGACTTCCGCCTACATTATTGAAGACAGGAAGGCAGCTGCGCAATTGGTTATAG gAGATCTCCCACCACAGCAGCGTCCTGCATCTGAGCCCCCAATGGAACTGAGCAACGGGGGAAGTCCGTAA
- the ube2g1a gene encoding ubiquitin-conjugating enzyme E2 G1a encodes MTEPQSALLLRRQLAELNKNPVEGFSAGLIEDSDLYRWEVLIIGPPDTLYEGGVFKAHLTFPKDYPLRPPKMKFITDIWHPNVDKNGDVCISILHEPGEDKYGYEKPEERWLPIHTVETIMISVISMLADPNGDSPANVDAAKEWREDRYGAFKRKVARCVRKSQETAFE; translated from the exons ATGACAGAGCCCCAGTCAGCGCTGTTACTCAGGAGACAGCTGGCAG AGCTGAACAAAAACCCAGTGGAAGGATTCTCAGCAGGTCTGATCGAGGATAGTGATCTCTACAGATGGGAAGTCCTCATCATCGGGCCTCCAGACACACTGTA TGAAGGTGGTGTGTTTAAAGCTCATCTGACATTTCCCAAAGACTACCCTCTCAGGCCACCTAAAATGAAATTTATCACAGATATTTGGCACCCTAATG tTGACAAGAATGGAGATGTATGTATTTCAATTTTGCACGAGCCTGGGGAGGACAAGTACGGCTATGAGAAACCAGAGGAGCGCTGGCTGCCTATCCACACTGTGGAAACCATCATGATTAGTGTTATCTCTATGCTGGCTGACCCAAATGGCGACTCACCAGCCAATGTGGATGCAGCA AAAGAGTGGAGGGAGGACAGATACGGCGCATTCAAAAGGAAAGTTGCCCGTTGTGTACGAAAAAGCCAAGAGACTGCGTTTGAGTGA